The segment ATGGGATATCATAATTAGAGATGGTGACGATAAGCCGCTTTGGTTGGTGCATCCTGACAAGCGCGTGGACATCGCAGTTCTACCGCTTCCCTTTGCCGAAAATCACCTGACTATAGCCATTTACCCCTTCAACGAGGTTGCAACCGCGCCGCTCCGCATTGAGGTTGGAATGGAGGTCTTTATTCTGGGCTATCCCTTCAAGATCGCGCCTCCGGCTTACCCCATCTGGAAGAGGGGAAGTATCGCCTCAGAACCGGCACTTGCTAGGCTGACGACAAATTACATTCTTGTAGACACGGCCTCCAGGCCAGGGATGTCTGGCTCGCCGGTCATTCGTCGCAGCAATTGGACGAGCGACCTGATCCAACCCGGCGTTGTTGCCCACTCCGATGCGCCAATGAACAGATTCATCGGGGTCTATTCAGGGCGGCTTCCAACTGACCACCCAAACGAGGCGCAAATTGGGTTGGTATGGGATGGCTCTTTGATACAGGAGATTATCGCAGGCAACACCCTCGACGCTCCATAGGCCCCTACTGAAACCGGCAAACTAAAACGCAGGAATGGCGCGTCTCGCTACACCCTCACAAATTTGTGTACACAGCACGGCATACTCTGGATTTCTATCAATTGTGGTATGGCCAGGGTATGAAACGAAAAATGTTGCCGAACGTGACATGTATCGGAAACCAAAATTTCAGCTAAATCTTTGAATTCATTTGAATATTTTGGTAGCGGAGGAGGGATTTGAACCCCCGACACAAGGATTATGATTCCTCTGCTCTGACCTACTGAGCTACTCCGCCACATCCGTGCACAATCTCTCAGATTACGCACAAGGGCCAAACGAAACCGCCGCTCGAGGAGCGTTGGCTCGTCGGTGAGCGGCTTATAAGGTGCGGTTCGGCTTTGTGTCAAGCGGATGATTTGGAAAAATCAATGCTTTCCCCTGCCCCGCACTGTGCGCCCTCAGGCGGCGACGGGGCTCGCCAGCAATGCTTTCAGCGAGGCTTCTGCCATCGGCTCTCGCTCGGAGCGTTCGATGAAGCCGCCGCCATAGACGCGGGCATCGTCGCCGGGGGCGGAATAGAGCGCGCAGGCCTGGCCAGGGGCGACGCCGGCTTCGCCGATCGTCAGGTCGACATAGATGCCGGTCGGATCGGCATGCAGCACGGCAGGGGCCGGCGCGCGGGTCGAGCGGACCTTGGCGTAGCAGGCAAAGCCGTCACCGGCAGCCGCATTCGCTAGCGGCTCGTCGCCGAGCCAATTGACATCACGGAGATAGACGCGGCGCGTCTCAAGCGCTTCTTTCGGGCCGACAATAACGCGGCGCGAGCGGGCGTCGAGATAGACGACATACAGCGGCTCGCCCGTCGCAATGCCGATGCCGCGGCGCTGCCCGATCGTATAGTGCAGGATGCCCTCGTGCTGGCCGAGCACGCGGCCGTCGAGATGGACAATCTCGCCGGCAAGCGCCGCATTCGGCTTCAGCTTGGCGATCACGTCGGAATATTTGCCCTGGGGCACGAAACAGATATCCTGGCTGTCGGCCTTCTTGGCAACGACAAGGCCCATCTCCTCGGCAAGCGCACGCGTCTCCGACTTCGGCATGCCGCCGAGCGGAAAGCGCAGATAGTCGATCTGCTCCTGCGTGGTGGCAAAGAGGAAATAGCTCTGGTCGCGATCGGCATCGGCCGGGCGATAGAGCGCGCGGCGGCCGGGATGGTCGGCGGATGGGTTCGGGCGCGAGCGGATATAATGGCCGGTCGCCAGCGCATCGGCGCCCAGCTCCTTGGCGGTCGCCAGGAGATCGGCGAACTTGACGGTCTGATTGCAGGCAACGCAGGGGATCGGCGTCTCGCCGGCAACATAGCTTTCGGCGAAGGGATTGATCACCGTCTCGCGGAAACGCTTTTCGTAGTCGAGCACGTAATGCGGAATGCCAAGCGTCTCGCAAACGCGGCGGGCATCGTCGATATCCTGACCGGCGCAACAGGAGCCGGCGCGGTGCACGGCAGCACCGTGATCGTAGAGCTGCAGCGTGATCCCGAGCACATCATAGCCCTGGCGCTTCAGAATGCCGGCGACGACGGAACTATCGACGCCGCCAGACATGGCGACGACGACCCGCGTATCTTCCGGCCTCTTGTCAAAATCCAGTGTATTCACGGTCTTGCCGCCAATCTCAGTCGATCTTCGGTGCTGTCTTCGGTCCACCGGTTGCCATGCAAAAGCGGCGGATTTTTATCGTCTGCGGGCACGCGGCGGCTTGGCCGCCCGGCTTCGATGGATCAGGGATATAGAAAGGATTGCTGCCCGGCGCAAGGGGCGGCGAATCACCGGCATGCGACGGCGGCTTATCGCTGAGCGAAATCGCCGGATCAACCTCTGGCTTTTAGCTGCCGGATAAGGTTGAGACCGCGGCGAAGGGCCGTCACCGCTGCGCCGACGGCGACGATCCAGAGCGCGATGGTCAGCACCCAGGAGCTGCCGCTCCATAGCACTTCGATGACAGACAGCAGGGCAGCAGCCGTCACCGTTGCCATGCGGTGCTGCTTGGCCATCGGCCCGCCGAAATCGCTGGGATTGCCGGTGGCGCGGCCGAGTTCGCGGACGTAGGCAGTAAGCACGGCAAAGGCGGCGGCAGCCCAGCCGAGCCCGGGCTCGGCAATGCCATAGCCGACGCCGGCAAAGATCAGGATATCGGCGACGCGATCCGGAAATTCATTCCAGAACGGCCCGTCCGCCTCGCCCTTGCTGCCCTCGACCGCGACCATGCCGTCGAGTAGGTTGCAGAGCAGACGAAGCTGGCAGAAGAGTGCCGCAAGAATCAGCCATAGGGCGCGCAGCCCGCCACTGCCCAGCCCAGATAGCCAGAACGAAGCGCCGGCAAGCGCGGCCATGACCATGCTTGCCTGCGATATCTGGTTCGGTGTCACCGACAGGCTCGTCATGCGCCGCGCCAACGCTTGCGCCCAGCGTGTGTTGCGGCTCGCTAAGGGCCGCCTGTCGCCCGTTCCCTCGCCCATCGACCTAGCGCCTCCCGCCGGATATCGCATAATTGTAGATTGCCGCATAACTGGTCGAGACCAGCAGCGGCACCGCGATGGTCTTCAATATTTCCGGCGTACCGCTGAGCGCATGGATCGTCACCAACATGCCGGTGGAACCGAGGCAAGCGATCAGTGGCGGCGCCCAGAGCACGGTGAAGCCGCTGAACCGTTTGGACAAGGCTTCCACCACCGATTTCAGAAACAGCGTCAGGCAGGCGGACAGAACGCCTTGAACCACGCCGGCGATCACCCGCTGCGGCATCGGATGCAGGCGGTTGGCAAAGACGGCCCAGCCGCCCATGGCGAGAAAGGCGAAAAGCACGTGCACGATGCTGCTGCCGGCAAGCGCCCTCACCCGCGCCGTCATGACAGCGACCACCAGTAGCGCACGAGATGGAAAAAGATCGGCGCGGAGAAGACGACGGAATCCAGCCGGTCGATCAATCCGCCATGACCTTCGATCAGATGTCCCCAGTCCTTGACGCCGCGGTCCCTCTTGATCGCCGACATTACCAGCCCGCCGAAAAAGCCCATCAACGTGATCACGAAGGCAAGCAGACCCGCTTGCAGAGGCGTGAATGGGGTAATCCACCAGAGAGCCGCTCCGACTAGCGTCGCGCTGGCGACGCCTCCGACAAGGCCCTCGACAGTCTTAGACGGCGATAGTTTCGGCGCAATCTTATGGCGCCCGAAGAGCTTGCCCCAGACATATTGCAGAACATCGCTGAGCTGCACGACGATGACCAGGAAGGCGATCAAGAGGACGTTGCGCGCCTCATAGCCGGGTATTTGCAGGGTCAACAATGCCGGCACATGCGAGGCGCAGAAGACGCAGATCATCAGCGCCCATTGCACCTCGGCGATGCGGATCAGGAAGCGCTCTGTATCGCCGCGCAAGACCGCGATGATCGGCATGAACAGAAAGGCATAGACCGGAATGAAGATGGAAAAGATCCCGTATTGCTCGGCCCAGAGCAGGTAATATTGCACGGGCAGCGCCACGAAAAAGGCGGCGGCCAGTGCCCAATGATCGGCGCGCCTGGTGTTGGTCAGCGTGATGAATTCGCGCAGCGCCGCAAAGGAGCAGAAGGCAAAGAGCAGGATGACGCCGACGCGGCCAGCTAGAAAGGCGATGCCGATCAGGATCACCATCGCCCACCAGGCCTTGATGCGGGCATTGAGGTTTTCGATCGCTGCGTTGGAGCCATCCGGCGACAGGCGGCGCTGCAGCACGTAGCCGATGACGGTTGCGAGGATCAGCACGCCGAAGATGCCGAGGACAAGGTGGATCAGATCGGCGCTCGCCGCACTCATTCGCCATTCCCCGCTTGCCTGGGTGAAAGAGCCAGTAGTGCCGATTGCGCCCGCGCCAGAAAATCCGCTTTTTCTTCGTCTGCACCGATATGCAGCGCCTCGCCGAAAGTCACCGTGCAGATCAGCGGAATGGGCACGAATTCGCCCTTAGGCATGACACGGTTGAGATTGTTGATCCAGACGGGCACGAGGTCGAGATCGGGGCGCGTCTTTGCCAGATGAAACAGCCCGCTCTTGAAGGGCTGCAGGGGCGCGGCCGTCAGGTTCCGCGTGCCCTCTGGAAACAGGATCAGCGAGGAGCCGGCGTCGATGGCGGCCGCCATCTGCTCGATCGGGTCTTCCGTCCGGGCCTCACGGTCCCGTTCGATGAGCACGGCGTTGAAAACATCGCGGCCGATGAAGCTATTGAGCTTCGATTTCAACCAATAATCGGCGCCGGCGACCGGCCGGGTCCGCCGCCGAAGCCGCGGCGGCAGCACCGCCCAGATGAGGATAAAATCGCCATGGCTGGAGTGATTGGCGAAGTAGATGCAGCGGCCGGCGGGCACCCCGCTTTCCGGCCAGATCGCCCTTACGGCGGTGATGGCACGCGCAAACAGCACGATCGCTACCGCAGCCGGCTTTGCAAGCCAAGCCGTCGCCGCCCTACCCCTAACGTTGTCGAACCTATTCTGTTGTGCGGCCCCCATGACAAAGAGATAGGCCCGTTCCACGGGAGCCGATAGCCTCTTGCCCGAACTTATCCACAATCCCTTCGCAATCACGAAAAAGGCCCGGTGCAACTCGCGTTACGCCGGGCCTTCATGTCGCTCTTGGGAGGAGCCTGACTTAGTCGATGTTGAACACCAGCGGCTTTGCCTGGCGGATCGCCTGATGGGCGGTCAGCTTGCCCAGGACCTCATCGCTGATCGCGCCGTCGACATAAAGCAGAGCGATGGCATCGCCGCCCTGCTTGTCGCGGCCGAGCTGGAAGTTGGCGATGTTGACATTGGCCGCACCGAGCGTCGTGCCGATAAAGCCGATCATGCCGGGAACGTCGGTATTGGCAATATAGATCATGTGGTTGCCGACATCGGCGTCGAGGTTGATGCCCTTGATCTGAATAAAGCGCGGCTTGCCGTCGGAGAAGACGGTGCCTGCGACCGAGCGCGTCATGCTGTCGGTGGTGACCGTCAGCTTGATGTAGCCGTCATAGACGCCGGTCTTGTCGCGCTTGACTTCGGCCAGAACGATGCCCTTTTCCTTGATCATGATCGGCGCCGAAACCATGTTGACGTCGGCAACCTGATTGCGGATGAGGCCGGCAAGCAGCGCGCTCGTCAAAGCCTTCGTATTCATGCCGGCGGTCACGCCATCGTATAGGATCTCGATTTCCTTGATCGGATCTTCCGTCACCTGGCCGACAAAGGCGCCGAGAACATCGGCGAGCTTGATGAACGGCTTCAGGATCGGCGCTTCCTCGGCGGTAATCGAGGGCATGTTGATGGCGTTGGAAACGGCGCCCTTGACGAGGTAGTCCGACATCTGCTCAGCCACCTGCAGCGCGACATTCTCCTGCGCTTCCGTGGTCGATGCGCCGAGGTGCGGCGTGCAGACGACATTCGGCAGACCGAACAGCGGGCTTTCCTTGGCGGGCTCGACTTCGAAGACGTCGAAGGCCGCGCCGGCGACATGACCGGACTTGATAGCGGCGGCAAGCGCTGCCTCATCCACCAAACCGCCGCGGGCGCAGTTGATGATGCGCACGCCGGGCTTCGTCTTGGCGAGCGCGTCGGCGTCGATGATGTTGCGCGTCTTGTCGGTCAGCGGCACATGCAGCGTGATGAAATCGGCGCGGGCGAAGAGTTCGTCGAGTTCGACCTTGACGACGCCCATTTCCTCGGCACGCTCCTTGGACAGGAACGGATCATAGGCAACGACGTGCATCTTCAGACCGATGGCGCGGGCAATGACGATCGAGCCGATATTGCCGGCGCCGATGACGCCGAGCGTCTTGCCGGTGATTTCGACACCCATGAATTTCGATTTTTCCCACTTGCCGGCCTGGGTGGAGGCATCGGCAGACGGAAGCTGGCGAGCAACGGCGAACATCAGCGCAATGGCGTGTTCGGCGGTCGTGATCGAATTACCGAAGGGCGTGTTCATGACGATGATACCGCGGCGCGAAGCGGCAGGGATATCGACATTGTCGACGCCGATACCGGCGCGGCCGACGACCTTGAGATTCTTCGCCGCTTCGATGATTTTTTCCGTTACCTTGGTGGCGGAACGGATAGCGAGGCCGTCATAATTGCCGATGATTTCGAGCAGCTTTTCCTTGTCCTTGCCGAGCTGCGGCTGGAAATCGACTTCGACGCCGCGATCGCGAAAGATCTGGACGGCGGTTTCCGACAGTTCGTCGGATACGAGAACGCGAGGTGCCATGGAGGCCTCCTGGGAAATGGGTCAACGATGACAAGCAATTCCAAGAAAATGCGAAGCGGTTTTCCGTTGGGAATTGCGTGAAATAACGAGAAATTTCGAATGCCGGGCTCCGCCCTCTTGGCGGAGCCTTTGGACGCTATGATCTCAGGCAGCAGCCTGGGAGAGCGTCGCCTTCTGCGTTTCAAAGGCCCAGGAGAGCCAGGGCATCAGCTTCTGCATGTCGGCGGCTTCGATCGTCGCGCCGGCCCAGATACGCAGGCCCGACGGCGCGTCGCGGTAATGGCCGACGTCATAGGCAACGCCTTCCTTCTCAAGCAGCGCGACCAGACCCTTGGCGAAATTCGCCTGGCCATCGGCATCGAGAGCGACGACATCCTTGTCGACGATCTTCAGGCAGACGGAAGTGTTGGATTCCGTCTCCGCCTTGACGGCGAGATTGGCAATCCAGTCATTGGCGGCAACGAAGTCATGGATGACTTTGGCGTTGGCATCGGCGCGGCCGATCAGCGCCTTCAGGCCGCCGAGATTCTTGGCCCAGAGAAGAGCGTCGATATAATCCTCAACGCAGAGCATCGACGGCGTATTGATCGTCTCGCCGGTGAAGATGCCTTCGATCAGCTTGCCACCGCTGGTCATGCGGAAGATCTTCGGCAGCGGCCAGGCCGGCTGGTAAGTGGTCAGGCGCTCGACAGCACGTGGCGAAAGGATGATGACGCCGTGCGCGCCCTCGCCGCCTAGCACCTTCTGCCAGGAGAAGGTGACGACATCGAGCTTGGCAAAATCGAGATTTTGAGCGAAAGCGGCCGAAGTGGCGTCGCAGATCGTCAGGCCCTTACGGTTAGCCGGGATGAAATCGGCGTTCGGAACACGGACGCCGGAGGTGGTGCCGTTCCAGGTGAAGACCACATCGCGGTCGAAATCGACGGCGGAAAGGTCGGGCAGCTCGCCATAGGCGGCTTCAAGCTTGCGAACGTCCTTGAGCTTGAGCTGCTTGACGACGTCGGTAACCCAGCCCGCGCCGAAGCTTTCCCAGGCGAGCATATCGACGCCGCGCTCTCCGAGCAGCGACCACAGCGCCATTTCGACGGCGCCAGTGTCGGAAGCCGGAACGATGCCGATGCGGTAATCCGCGGGCACTTCCAGAATGTCACGGGTAAGATCGATAGCCTGCTTCAGCTTGGCCTTGCCGACCTTCGCGCGGTGCGAACGGCCAAGAGCCGCGTCGGAAAGAACATCGAGCGTCCAACCGGGGCGCTTCGAGCAGGGGCCAGAAGAGAAATGGGTATTGTTCGGACGGATGTCCGGCTTGGCGAGCTTAGTCATGATGCTATCCTCTCAGATAGAAAGCTCCTCGTTGGGGAGGAGTGTCCCGCCGCCGGATATATTGGAAGCGGCCCGCCAGCGCAATAGGTAAAATAAGCGGCTCGACAAAGCTTCACGAATTCGTGCAGCATGATGCCCGTGGATAAGCTTCGCACAGCGTAATCACGCCAGGTTAGCCACATAAAAGCTGGCTTCTTTGAGGACACCCCACCATATGTTATGGGGCGTTGAATGGATCTGCGCCGACAGATGAAGAACAAATGTCTTTGATGTATCAAGCCGCACTGTCCGAAAGCCACCGCACGCCGGCGCAGCCCCTGCCCGTTTACCTGATCAATATTGATCGAGCGACGGAGAGATTGGCGGAAATCAAGCGGCAGAGCGATCAATTCGGCATCAAGATCGAGCGCGTCGAGGGTATCGACGGCGCTCTTTTGCCGCGGGATCAATGGATCGACGTCGATCACGAGCGTTTCCGTCGTCGGCACGGCAGGGTGATCCTGCCCGGCGAATATGGCTGCTACCGCAGTCATCTGATGGCGCTGCGCCAATTTCTTGCCGATGGCAGCGAATCCGCCGTCATCATCGAAGACGACATAGCGCTGGACGGCGATTTTCTCGCTCGCGCCACGGCGGCAAAGGAAGCGGCCCCCAACGCCGATGTCATCAAGCTCGTCAACCATCGTTGGGGCGGCTTCCAGGCCGCGACCCGCAGCCGCACGGGAGATATGATCGGCCGCTGCCTGTTCGGCCCGCAAGGCTCGACCGCGTGCTACCTCGTCACACGCAGCGGTGCGGAAAAGATCGTCAAGGCACTCGCGGTCATGTCCCTGCCCTGGGATGTCGCCGTCGAACGCGGCTGGGATATGCGCACATCCATCTACACGACGCGCGCCAACATCGTCGGCTTCAGCCCGCTGCAGCGGACCACGATGATCGGCTGGCGCCGCGACTACCGCGCCGCGAAATCCGCAGCATGGCGGCGCATTCCCGCACACCTCTTCCGCACTTTGGATTTCTTCCGCCGCATCGCCTACGTACTGACGGCATCTTAGTTAGGCAGGCGATCCTACCAGGTGGTGATTCGCAAACCGATACGGATCTCGTGCCGCGACAGGGCTCCATCGCGACCCATCGTGCCGCCGGCGCCGGCCGCCGAATCCGCAGCCGAATAGCCGAACATGTCACCGCCTGCGACATGCGAGAAGCGATAGCCGAGATCCACCTTCACATTCGGCGCCACTTCATAGGCGACGCCGGCCATCAAGGCATAGGTCATGCGCCAATCGCTTTCGCCGGGATAACGCGTGCTGACCGAAGCAGCACCGCCGCAGCCGGAGGCACCGTCGACGCAGGAGCCGATGGTATTGACACTATTCCAGGAAACCCTTGTTGCGCCCAGACCGGCGCCGACATAGGGCGTGAAGCCTGCGAGCGTGCCGAGATCGACATAGCCGTTCACCATCAGGCTGCCGGCCTTGAAAGAAGAGCGCGCTTTGCTGGAGCAACCCGTACCGGCCGCGCCGCCGGCACAGGGCGACGCGCTTGAAATCCGGCCATCGAAATCGCCGCTGAAATAGTCACCGGTGAGGTCGGCACGCAACAGGTCATTGAACTGATAGCCGACGCCAAGCCCTCCCGAAAAATCGCCGCTGAAGCGATCGGAATCGAAGCGGCCGGAACTGTAGTCGCCGCTGGTCGCGTTATACGCGCGGAAGGTCGTGTCGTCATGGCTGGCATTGACGGCATAGCCGAAATCGCCACGTACGTACCAGCCCCGGGCATCCTTGACGCTGACTTCGGGCATCTTGATTTCCGGCGGCGGATCACCCGCAAAGGCAGGGCCTGCAACCGCGCTCGCCATCATCGCGGCCAGCGCCAAAGCCTCGAAACGGATCATTACCCCTCGCCTTCCAACCTCGGGCCGGCGCTTGGCTTTCAAGCCGGCCTGCCCCCTATCGCCCCCGCCGTTCCGGCTCTCCGGGAGGAGAGACCGGGGCGGAGCCGCAGCCATTGTCATTTCATTAACCATAGGGAATTCATGGTTAATGAAGGTTTAAAACGCGGCTGAATTGCCTTAACGGCGCGAGAAAAAAGAAAAAGCCGCCCGGACGAACCGGACGGCTTTTCAATGGCTTGGATGTGAAGAGGCTTACTTATATACCGGCTGCTGGATCGGGATATCGGCCGGCGGCATGTAGGCGGCAGTCTGGCAACCGCCGAAAGTATAGCGGGCGCCGATGCGGGCTTCATGCAGGTTCAGGCCCTTGTCATAGCCGGGGCCACCGTTTTCCGCATAGCCGAACATATCGCCGCCTTCCACATGGCGGAAGCGATAGCCGACATCGGCCTTGAGATTGCACGAGAGGTCGATCGACGTACCGGCCATCAGCGCGTAGGTGAAGCGCCAGCTACCGCGGCCTTTATGCGTAACGGTGCCGTCGCAGGAGCTCGAATCGGCGTCGGAGCAGGAGGTATTCTTCAGGTTGCTCCATTTAACGTAGGTGCCGCCGAGACCGCCGCCCACATAGGGGGTGAAGATGCCGTAGGTGCCGATATCGACATAGGCGTTGGCAAGCAAGCTATAGGCCGTCAGCGACGCCACATCTCGGGAGGTCGCCGGGACGGCGGTGAAACCCGGGCCGCAAGCTCCGCAATCGCCGTGCGTCGAGCCTTTGAAATCGGACTTGAAGAGATAATCCAGCGTCACGTCCGTACGCAGGTAGTTGTTGATCTGGTAACCGACACCACCGCCGAGCGTCACATTGTCATCGAGACTGGCCCTATCGAAATCGACAAGACTGGAGTTCGAGCCTTGGAAATAGTTGGCGCCGCGCAGATTGGT is part of the Rhizobium sp. CB3090 genome and harbors:
- a CDS encoding serine protease, whose amino-acid sequence is MTKLDPFTLATVPLELYFNDTSLDSQATGFMWKVGPQYYLVTNWHVLSARDFFTGKYMRSDAGRPNVLRTLFNLQVGSFEKQRWDIIIRDGDDKPLWLVHPDKRVDIAVLPLPFAENHLTIAIYPFNEVATAPLRIEVGMEVFILGYPFKIAPPAYPIWKRGSIASEPALARLTTNYILVDTASRPGMSGSPVIRRSNWTSDLIQPGVVAHSDAPMNRFIGVYSGRLPTDHPNEAQIGLVWDGSLIQEIIAGNTLDAP
- a CDS encoding phosphatidate cytidylyltransferase translates to MSAASADLIHLVLGIFGVLILATVIGYVLQRRLSPDGSNAAIENLNARIKAWWAMVILIGIAFLAGRVGVILLFAFCSFAALREFITLTNTRRADHWALAAAFFVALPVQYYLLWAEQYGIFSIFIPVYAFLFMPIIAVLRGDTERFLIRIAEVQWALMICVFCASHVPALLTLQIPGYEARNVLLIAFLVIVVQLSDVLQYVWGKLFGRHKIAPKLSPSKTVEGLVGGVASATLVGAALWWITPFTPLQAGLLAFVITLMGFFGGLVMSAIKRDRGVKDWGHLIEGHGGLIDRLDSVVFSAPIFFHLVRYWWSLS
- the mnmA gene encoding tRNA 2-thiouridine(34) synthase MnmA, whose amino-acid sequence is MNTLDFDKRPEDTRVVVAMSGGVDSSVVAGILKRQGYDVLGITLQLYDHGAAVHRAGSCCAGQDIDDARRVCETLGIPHYVLDYEKRFRETVINPFAESYVAGETPIPCVACNQTVKFADLLATAKELGADALATGHYIRSRPNPSADHPGRRALYRPADADRDQSYFLFATTQEQIDYLRFPLGGMPKSETRALAEEMGLVVAKKADSQDICFVPQGKYSDVIAKLKPNAALAGEIVHLDGRVLGQHEGILHYTIGQRRGIGIATGEPLYVVYLDARSRRVIVGPKEALETRRVYLRDVNWLGDEPLANAAAGDGFACYAKVRSTRAPAPAVLHADPTGIYVDLTIGEAGVAPGQACALYSAPGDDARVYGGGFIERSEREPMAEASLKALLASPVAA
- a CDS encoding lysophospholipid acyltransferase family protein; this encodes MGAAQQNRFDNVRGRAATAWLAKPAAVAIVLFARAITAVRAIWPESGVPAGRCIYFANHSSHGDFILIWAVLPPRLRRRTRPVAGADYWLKSKLNSFIGRDVFNAVLIERDREARTEDPIEQMAAAIDAGSSLILFPEGTRNLTAAPLQPFKSGLFHLAKTRPDLDLVPVWINNLNRVMPKGEFVPIPLICTVTFGEALHIGADEEKADFLARAQSALLALSPRQAGNGE
- a CDS encoding outer membrane protein encodes the protein MMRTLIGAAAALLFGTSSFSADLYTPEPAKQAPEVAISQSSGWYLRGDVGYAFTNLRGANYFQGSNSSLVDFDRASLDDNVTLGGGVGYQINNYLRTDVTLDYLFKSDFKGSTHGDCGACGPGFTAVPATSRDVASLTAYSLLANAYVDIGTYGIFTPYVGGGLGGTYVKWSNLKNTSCSDADSSSCDGTVTHKGRGSWRFTYALMAGTSIDLSCNLKADVGYRFRHVEGGDMFGYAENGGPGYDKGLNLHEARIGARYTFGGCQTAAYMPPADIPIQQPVYK
- a CDS encoding CDP-alcohol phosphatidyltransferase family protein, producing MGEGTGDRRPLASRNTRWAQALARRMTSLSVTPNQISQASMVMAALAGASFWLSGLGSGGLRALWLILAALFCQLRLLCNLLDGMVAVEGSKGEADGPFWNEFPDRVADILIFAGVGYGIAEPGLGWAAAAFAVLTAYVRELGRATGNPSDFGGPMAKQHRMATVTAAALLSVIEVLWSGSSWVLTIALWIVAVGAAVTALRRGLNLIRQLKARG
- a CDS encoding glycosyltransferase family 25 protein → MSLMYQAALSESHRTPAQPLPVYLINIDRATERLAEIKRQSDQFGIKIERVEGIDGALLPRDQWIDVDHERFRRRHGRVILPGEYGCYRSHLMALRQFLADGSESAVIIEDDIALDGDFLARATAAKEAAPNADVIKLVNHRWGGFQAATRSRTGDMIGRCLFGPQGSTACYLVTRSGAEKIVKALAVMSLPWDVAVERGWDMRTSIYTTRANIVGFSPLQRTTMIGWRRDYRAAKSAAWRRIPAHLFRTLDFFRRIAYVLTAS
- a CDS encoding phosphoserine transaminase → MTKLAKPDIRPNNTHFSSGPCSKRPGWTLDVLSDAALGRSHRAKVGKAKLKQAIDLTRDILEVPADYRIGIVPASDTGAVEMALWSLLGERGVDMLAWESFGAGWVTDVVKQLKLKDVRKLEAAYGELPDLSAVDFDRDVVFTWNGTTSGVRVPNADFIPANRKGLTICDATSAAFAQNLDFAKLDVVTFSWQKVLGGEGAHGVIILSPRAVERLTTYQPAWPLPKIFRMTSGGKLIEGIFTGETINTPSMLCVEDYIDALLWAKNLGGLKALIGRADANAKVIHDFVAANDWIANLAVKAETESNTSVCLKIVDKDVVALDADGQANFAKGLVALLEKEGVAYDVGHYRDAPSGLRIWAGATIEAADMQKLMPWLSWAFETQKATLSQAAA
- a CDS encoding outer membrane protein, giving the protein MIRFEALALAAMMASAVAGPAFAGDPPPEIKMPEVSVKDARGWYVRGDFGYAVNASHDDTTFRAYNATSGDYSSGRFDSDRFSGDFSGGLGVGYQFNDLLRADLTGDYFSGDFDGRISSASPCAGGAAGTGCSSKARSSFKAGSLMVNGYVDLGTLAGFTPYVGAGLGATRVSWNSVNTIGSCVDGASGCGGAASVSTRYPGESDWRMTYALMAGVAYEVAPNVKVDLGYRFSHVAGGDMFGYSAADSAAGAGGTMGRDGALSRHEIRIGLRITTW
- the serA gene encoding phosphoglycerate dehydrogenase; translation: MAPRVLVSDELSETAVQIFRDRGVEVDFQPQLGKDKEKLLEIIGNYDGLAIRSATKVTEKIIEAAKNLKVVGRAGIGVDNVDIPAASRRGIIVMNTPFGNSITTAEHAIALMFAVARQLPSADASTQAGKWEKSKFMGVEITGKTLGVIGAGNIGSIVIARAIGLKMHVVAYDPFLSKERAEEMGVVKVELDELFARADFITLHVPLTDKTRNIIDADALAKTKPGVRIINCARGGLVDEAALAAAIKSGHVAGAAFDVFEVEPAKESPLFGLPNVVCTPHLGASTTEAQENVALQVAEQMSDYLVKGAVSNAINMPSITAEEAPILKPFIKLADVLGAFVGQVTEDPIKEIEILYDGVTAGMNTKALTSALLAGLIRNQVADVNMVSAPIMIKEKGIVLAEVKRDKTGVYDGYIKLTVTTDSMTRSVAGTVFSDGKPRFIQIKGINLDADVGNHMIYIANTDVPGMIGFIGTTLGAANVNIANFQLGRDKQGGDAIALLYVDGAISDEVLGKLTAHQAIRQAKPLVFNID